DNA sequence from the Caminibacter pacificus genome:
AAAATCTCCCTTGCGGGCTTTGTTTTATTAAACTTAATTACACAAATAGGATTTTTCGTATCGGTCATATACTGCTTTATCTCCTCCACACTCTCATCAAGCGCTTTTATTTTCTCAAACAACTCTTCATCACTTAGCACTACAACATTTTCCATTTTACATTTTCCATTTTCCATTGAATACGTTGCGTCCACTCCAAGCTTACCGCCCACCAACTCTTCTACGCTCGAATGGTCAAGCTCGTCCACCACGCCTTTGCTGATAAGTACTTTTTGCGGGTCGAAATTATTAAGAATATACCTTGTAATGTTTTCATAATCCCTAAGTTCAGGTGCGTCTTCTGCGACAAATATTGCGTGTTTTACAAAACTCATCTGCCCCACACCCCAAAGACTATGCATAACTTGCATACTATGCCCCGGGTATCTCGGAGCTATTTTACAAAGAATCAGGTTATGAAAAACTCCGTTTTCAGGCATTGCGTAATCAATTAAATCGGGCGAAGTGGTTTTAAGTAGAGGCAAAAATATTCTCTCGGTAGCATACCCCATATATTTATCTTCCAAAGGTGGTTTTCCGACAACCGTCGCGTAAAACACCGGGTCTTTTTTTGTCGTAATAGCTTCGACATGCATAACAGGAAAAGGTTTTTTAAGCGTATAATATCCGGTATGGTCTCCAAACATTCCCTCTATTTCCATTTCATTAGGGTCACACCATCCCTCAATCACTATATCCGCATCCGCTGGTACTTCGAGGTCGTTGGTTATACATTTGACGAGCTTAGGATTTTCGCGTCTTACAAATCCGTAAAGCATTACCTCAAAAATCCCGGGAGGCATAGGAGCCGTCGCACACCATGTCCAAAGAGGGTCTCCCCCTATGGCAATCGAAACGGGCATTTTTTTGCCTGCTTTTTTATACTCCCAAAAAAGATGAGCGCTATCTTTATGTATCTGCCAATGAAGCCCGAGACGCTTGTCATCATACACCTGAAGTCTGTACATTCCTACGTTTCTAACGCTTCCGTCAAGACTTTTGGTATAAACCTGCCCCATTGTAATAAATTTTCCGCCGTCAAGCTCCCATGTTTTAAGAATAGGTAAATTGCTAAGTTTTGCAGCTTCTCCTTCATATACGTGATATTGACAATCTCCCGATTTTACACTCTTAGGGATTGTGTTTTTTATCGCAAAGAGCTTCCCGAACGCTTTTAATTTTTCACTAAGAGTTTTTGGAGGTTTCATTTTTATAAGGCTCTCAATCTCACCGGCAATCTCATCAAGGTCGCGCCCGAAAATATCTCTTACCACCTCATCGTTTGCAAAAATATTCATAACAACCGGCATATCGAATTTTTTATCACCCTCAATCGGATTGGTAAACATCAAAATCTTAGGCTCTTTTTTCTTAGCTTCTATATACGCAAGATGAGGTATTTCAAGGTTTATATCAAGTGGAGTGTCTATTATTTTTATGTGTTTTTGCAAATCATTTAATGTCATTATCGCCTCCGAAAAATTTCATTACTACGTTTAAAATGATTATGGTATTCAAAACTTCTTTTAAAATCTCTTGGTTATCGTCTATTTTTTTAGCCAAAGAGAGCATTTCAAGCGATTTTATTATCGCTTCGCTTATTTCTTTGGGGTATTTTAATAAATCGTTTCGTATTTTATCCGGATTTTGAGAAAGAAGTGCGTCTCTTGAGATGAACGGCGCAAAAAATAGAGCCAAATTATCGGCACTTTTTTCATTAAAAAACATAGAAAAATTCTCTATAATCTCTTCTTTGTGAGAAATCAGATACTCACCCTCTTTTAAAGAGTCGAAAAAATCTCTTAATATCTCTATTTCGTTATTGCTAAAACGATTCAAATCGAAAAGTTTTAAAGAAACTCTCTCAAAATCTTCGTTCGCACTCACAATATTAGCCAAATAAACGCTAAAAGTCTCTATCAAGTCACTATCTTGCTTTTTTGCCGTTTCGTCTATTATTTTAAGAATGATTTTTTTCATCAAGAGCCTTTAATTGTTTGTATTGTAATAGCGATTTTAAAACACCCTCTTCAAGCTCGGCTAACGAAGGCTTTTGGAGTTTTATTTTAAGATTCGGAGCATACATTATCTCTTTTATGAAGTTACTCAAATCCGGCTCATGCCCGACTATCGCTATTACTCCCTCATTTTTCAATACTTTTTTTAGCTCCTCCAAACCTGCTCCCGGCAGCAAAAGAGGCGTCTCCTCATACACAGCTTGAGGATAAAAGTTTTTTAAAATTTCTGCGGTTTGTTTTGCTCTAAGTGCCGTTGAGGTGATTATATAATCGATATCCGGATAGATTTTTTTTACTTTTTCAAAAAATTTTTTGGCTCTTTTTTTTCCTTTTTCGTTCAAAGGTCTCTCAAAATCGTGCCCCCTAAATTCGTCCCTATCCACTGCAAGCGAATGTCTTATAAATAAAATTTTCATTAAACTCTCCTTAAAAGTACGCCTGTTAAATACAAAGAATTCGGTACGTTTAGCAAATACGGGTGGTCAATGTCTTGTTTTAAAAATTCGATTACTTCCAAGTCGCATTTTTCAATTACGGCACTGCTTAAAGCCAAATCCAAAAGGTCTTTTGAAGTAATGGAGTGCGAACAGCTGAATAATGCCAAAAACCCTCCCTCTTCAAGAAGTTTTAAGGAGTTAACAATTAAATATTTCCAGCCTTTAATCGCTCCTTTTCTTGCGCTTTTGGTTTTGGCAAAAGCCGGAGGGTCTATAATTATAAGGTCGTATTTTTCTTTTTCATTCTCCAAAAATTTAAATACGTCCGCTTTTATGATTTGATAATTTTTTAGATTGTTAAGAGTGCAGTTTTTTTCTATTTGAGAGCAAGCAAGGGCTGAGATTTCTACGAATTTGGTAAATTTCGCATTCGCATAGATTCCGAATCCCCCAGCATTTGCGAATAAATCAAGAGTTTTTTCGTTTCCGAATTCTCCTACTATTTTTCTATTTTTTCTCTGGTCTAAAAAAAATCCGGTTTTTTGTCCTTCTTTTAGTGAAGTAAAAAACTTTTTATCGTTTTCCACTATTACAAATTCATCATCCACACTGCCGTAAAGAGTTTGGTTTATAACTTCAAGCCCCTCTTTTTCTCTTATTTTATCGCCTTTTTCATATATGCCTTTCGGGTTTAAAAGCTCTATTAAAATTTCGATAATTATTCCTTTGAAATTATCCATCCCGGCAGTCGTAAAACTAACTACCAAATTATCTCCGTATTTATCGACTATAAGTCCCGGTAAAAAATCGGCTTCTGAGTGAATAAGTCTTAAGGAGTTGGTGTTTTTTATAAGCTCTCTTTTTTTTATCGCTTTTTCTATTCTTTTTTTAAAAAAGTTTTTATCAAGATGAGTTTTTTCAAAACTTATGATTCTTGCGCTTATTTTGCTTAGAGAATTATAAAAAGCGGTTGCTACGTAAGTATCTTTATAATACACATCTACGACGCTTCCGGCGTCACACTCGGGAGCTTTCGTAATTTCGTTTTGGTATATCCATAAAAATCTTTTTTTTAACTTTTCATACGCGCTTTTATTGATATAAATTTTCATTTTTTCTCCAAAAGAGTTTTTTGTATTATATCAATAAAAAGCGCAATTAGAGAAGTTTTAAAAACTCCTCTTTCGGCATAGGTTTGTAATAATAAAATCCTTGAATATAATCACAACCCAGGGCCTTTAAAATAGCAACTTGCGATTCGTCTTCCACTCCCTCGGCAACCGTTTTGATATCAAGCTCTTTTGCGAGGTTGATAATCGTTTTCACAATCGCCATATCTTTATGGTTTTGCATCATTTTTCGAATAAAACTGATATCGATTTTAATTATATCCACCGGAAGTTCTCTTATATAGCTTAGCGAAGAATATCCGGTACCGAAATCGTCAATTGCGATTAATATTCCGTTGTCTTTTAGCTTTTCTAAAACTTTTTGAGAATATAATTTTTCGTTTATAAGTACTCTTTCGATAAGCTCGATTTGAAGTCTATAAGGAAATTTTTTACCGATATTTATCAGTTTGTCTATCGCTTGAGTGTTTCTGAATTGTTTTTCGCAAAGATTGTAAGAGAGTTTAACGTTTTTCGTATTTTTTAGAATATTTTCGATGTTATCAAGCATTTTCATTGAAACATTTAAAGAATAATTGCTATTTTCAAGTACGTCTATAAAAACTCCGGGAGTAATGATTTTAGATTTTTCTCTTATTCTCAAAAGCCCCTCCGCCGCAACTATATTTTCTTTTTCGGCATCGACTATAGGCTGAAAGAAAAGTTCGAATCTATTTTTTTCAAGAGAAGTTTTTATTAAGTTCAGAATATCATTGAATTTATAAATCTCTTTACTGTACTCTTTTGAATAAAGTTTTACGATATTAGGCCCCTCTTTTTTTGCGTTTATTAAAGCGATAGAAGCATTGTTTAACAAATCTTCAATATCGCAAGCGTCTTTTGGATAAACCGAAATTCCGGCGTTATAATCGAGTTTTATTTTTTCATTTTTAACTTTATACGTACCACTGAAAACTTCATAGAGTTTATTCAAAATCTTAGGAATACACTCTTCATCCGCTTTTTCCAAAAATATAGCGAATTCGTCCCCGTTGAATCTTCCAAGCGTAATATTAACCGTATGAAATTTATATATCAAATCCCTTTCGAAAAATACGGTTCTTAATTTTTTACCGAGCTGTTTTAATACCTCATCACCTTCTGTAATACCGTATTTGTGATTGATAACATTAAAATTATAAACGTCTACTACCAAAACGATATGCGATTCGTATTTGAATTTTTTGAGATAATCTCTGGCGTGTTTGAAAAATCCTTCTTTATTATAAAGTCCCGTAATCGGGTCTTTGAATTTAAGCTCTTCAATCAAATGAAAATATTTTTTTTCATTTGTAATATCTTTTCCAAGAGAAATATAATAATCCCCTACAGGAACTATTTTATCAAGCAGATAAAAAATAGAGCCGTCCTTTTTCTTATTTATAATAATACTTTCGAAAATTCTTCCTTTTTTTATAGTTTCCCATAACTCTTTATAAAAAATTTCGTCATGAAGTCCGCTTTTGAAAATTTTAGGATTTTTCCCTATAAGCTCCGATTTTTTATAACCGGTGATTTTCTCCACCGTTTCGTTTACAAAAACTACTTTCCCCTTTTTATCGGTTATAACAACCCACTCATGTCCTTTGTTAATTGCATTTAACAAAACGTTTTTAAATTTTATCTCTTCCAGGTTCTCAAGAGTTTTCGAAAGAGCTTTTGAGATGTACTCGATAAGTTTTTTATACCCTTTGAAAAAATCGACTTCATCTTTACAAATACAGATAACTGCTTCTACCTTTTTTCCTTTAAATATAGGAATACCTACAGAACTTAAATAATTTCTTTTTAACATCTCTTCTCTTAAAGGTTCTACATCCGGGTTTATTCTCGTATCGTCGTTAAAATAGATATTTCCGTCTAAAAAAGCTTTTGCTACCGGAGTTTTTAAAAGAGGAGTCTGCTCATCAAGTGGTATTGTTACGTCTTTTATACAATCAAGTCCGTCAGTATCGTTACCCCAAGCTACAGGGATAAGAGCGTTTTTTTGCTTTTTCATAACAAAACAGGCGTTAAATTTGGCTTTTTTAATTACGGCTTTGATAAATTTCTCGTAAAGTTCGTTTTCATTCTTAGACTTTGCCAAAACATCGTTCATATAAATAACGATATCGGTAATATGTTTTTCTCTAATATATTTCGTAAAATCATCCGCTAAAAGTATGAATCCGTCAATTGTTTTTTTAATATAAAAATTTATATGTTTAGTTTCGATTTTGGTTTTTATTGTCACGATTTCTTTAAAAACGCTTTTTTTTGAATTTAAAAACTCTTTTATCTCTTCTATTTTATTCAAATCGTTTAAAATATTTCTTTTTTTCAACCCTAATAATTCTATCACTCTTTTATTTGCGTAAACTTTCGAACCTTGTTTTAATATAAAACCGTACTTGGTGATTTGATTTAATATTGAGACGTCCACACTAAAGCCTTTTTTGTTTTAAAAATCGACATTTGAGATTTTTAATTTAGAAAATATGTAACGAATATTAATTTTTAAGTTAATTTTTTACCCCTAAGCAAAAAATATCATATTTGTATCATTTAGTTTTAATAAAACTTTAATCGTATATTAAACCACTAAAAAAAGGATGAAGATGAACAAAAAAGTACTGCTCGGTATGACACTTGCAGGTGCATTCGTTCTTAGCGGATGTGCAAACAAAACTGAAGTAGCGCCAACGAACACAACAGCTACTCAAACTGCTCAAACGACACAAAACACTCAAACGACTCAAGAGACTCAACCAAAAGTTATCGTAAAAAAAGTTATTGAGACTAAAATCGTAAAAGAAGAAGTAAACAACCCATATCCTCCAAACGCACAACCTGGACATTGTTATGCGAAAGTGGTAATTCCACCGAAATACAAAACTGAAACAAAAAGAGTTTTAGTAAAAGAAGCTGGTGAAAAAATCAAAATCGTTCCGGCACAATTCAAACCTGCAACCGAGCAAGTACTAGTAAGAGAAGAAGCTTATAGAGTTCTTCCGTCAGAACCTGTATATAAAACTGTAACAAAAAAAGTACTTGTAAAACCTGAAACTAAAAAATACGTAGTAGTTCCTGCTAAATACAAAACTGTTACTGAAAAAGTACTTGTAGAGCCTGCTCACACTGTATGGAAAAAAGGTGAAGCTCTTAACGGTTCTAAAGTAACTGACATTATGTGTTACGTAAAAGTTCCTGCTAAATATAAAACTATTACAAAAAGAGTTCTTGTAGAACCTGCTCACGTAAAAGAAGTAACTGTTCCTGCGGTTTACAAAACTATCAAAGTTAAAGTAGTAGATAGAAACGCTACTTGCAAAAAACAAATCATTCCTGCTAAAAAAGCAAACATCAGAGTATATGAACTTGCTCAAGAGCCAAAAGTTCTTAAAGAAACTATCCCTGCTCAATACAGAACAATTACTGAAAGAGTTAAAGTTGAAAACTCTAAACTTGTATGGCAACCAATCGTATGTAAAACAAACCTTACAAGAGATTTAGTAATTAAACTACAAAAAGCTCTTAAAGAAAAAGGTTACTACAAAGGTCCTATCGACGGAATTTACGGAAGATTAACTACTGAAGCGGTTAATGCTTATCAAAAAGACAACAACCTTGCAAGCGGTGCTCTAACTCTTGAAACACTTAAAAAATTAGGCATCGAATATAAAAACTAAGAGGCTCCCTCTTAGTTTATCTCTTTATAAACTCCGTTTTTCTTAACATACTCAATCAAATTTTCATAAGTTTTATGTACTTTTAGAGTTTTTGCATCTCCGATTATTATAAGTTTTCTTTTAGGTCTTGTTATTGCTACGTTTAGACGTCTTACATCGCTCAAAAATCCAATTTCTTCTTTATCGTTCGCTCTTACCAAACTAACAATAATAATCTCTTTTTCCCTACCTTGAAAACCATCTACCGATTTCACTTCTATACGAACATTCTCTTTTTCAAGCAGATTTTTAATGTATTCTTCGTGGTCTTTATAAGGAGTTATTACTCCGATATGCTCTTCTTTTGCTCCCTTATCCAAAAATTCCTTCACAAGCTCTTTTACAAATTCCGCTTCTAAAGGGTTATATTTTGATGGAGAATCTTTTTTTACTTTTTCCAAAAATTTACCACAAGTGTCAAAAAATACATACGGCTCGAAACCTGCGAATTTTTCACTTTCTTTAATGCCTAAATCTTCAATAGTAATATTTTTAATCTCTTCGAAAGTTTTGACTTTACAATCATAAAATTCGCAACTCGGAAAATTGTTTATTTTCTCATTCATTCTATATTGAATTTCAAGAGTATGCATAGCTTCGGGATAAATATGAGAAAACCTCTCGAAAATACTAACTTTTAATCTCTCATCATTACTCAAAATGGTAGGAGGCAGTTGTTTATGGTCTCCCGCAAAAACGACTCTTTTTCCTTTTACAAGAGCAATAAGAGAGCTCGGCTCCATAGCCTGCGCCGCTTCGTCGATAAATACCACGTCAAACTCTCTATTTTCCAAAAATTCACTTCCGGCACCCGAATTGGTAGAAAAAATCACATCGGCTTTTTCCAAAATATCATTCATTATCTCTTCTACAATTGCATTTTTTTTATCATACAGCTTATTGATATTTTGCTGTATTTTTATCCACTCGGCCATCTCTTTTATCCATTCGGCCTTAACACCTCTTTTTCCTTTGCCTTTTTTTGCAAGTTCTAAAATCTCTTCGTCACTCATCCCTCTTCTTCTACCTGGAGTCGGTTTTTTACATCTTTTTTCTTGAAGATACTTCAAATCGTCTATTTTTTTGATAAGTTTTTCAACCTCTTTGTATCTCTTATCGCGTCTGATTTTTACATCCAAAGAGTATTTCATCAAATTACTTTCGATTTTAGCAGGATGACCTATTCTTACGACATTATAATCTTTTAATTTTTCAAGCACGTTATCAACAGCTACGTTACTATCCGCACTCACCAAAATCTTTTTGCCAATATTTTGTTTGATTACTTCCGCAAGTGTCGTAGTCTTACCCGTCCCAGGAGGCCCGTGAATCAAAAACACTTCCGAATTTACAGCCTTTTTTAAAGCTTCGTTTTGAGAAGAGTTTAATGTTTCGCTTGTAATATTCACACTTTTTATCTCTGGCTGTTTTTTACCTATTAAAATTTGAGTGTCAAAAAGAGATTTTTTTTCGGCTACGATATCAAGAGCTTTTTGCATTCTTTTAAAAGTAATATCATTTACATACAAATCAAGTCTGTATAGTTTGCTCCTAAAAATTTGCTCTTTACTATAAACTTCTATAAAGTTTTTTCCTACCGCACTAACGGTCGCTTCTTGGGAAAATTTTAAAGGCTCACCCTTGCTAACAAGTACGATATCTCCCACTTTTATTTGATGTTCGGGCATATTGTTTCTATTGAAGCGATAAATTTTAAAATCCAAAAATTCCCCGACAAATCTCATTCTAAGGCCCAAAACCGCACGGCCTCTTTTTTGTCTCTCAGTCCCGCTTAGACGTTTAATCTCATTAATATGAAATTCTTTTTCGGCGTTTCTTTCTTTTTCGATAAGCTCGCTAAAATATTCCTTATATTCCTGTTCGTTTTCAAATATATATTTCAATTTCCTCTCCTTAAATCGCCAAAATAACTATAAAAAACGCTAATAAATTTATACCATAAAAAAGATATTTACTAAAAAAAGCCAAAAGCGACATAATACCAAATATAACCACCCAAACAAAAGATATCTTCACTTCATAAAATTCGCTTCCCAAAGAGAGATATTTCAAAATAAAATCATCAAAAACACCTCCGAATCCTATCAAATGCAAAAAAATCTCCAAAGGATAAAAAAACGAAAAAATTATATTAACCAATGGAGATAAAAATTGAAAATAATTAAAATTTCCAAAAAAATAATGAGACCAAACAAACATCACCAAAAACATATAAAAACTCAAAAAAACGGAACTAAAAAACGAGAATTTCACATGCTTGAAAAATAGATAAATATAAAACACACCCAAAAAACTTAATAAAAAGCCTATTGAAAATATTTTCGAAAAAAAGATTAAAAAAGAAAACAATATCGTAAAAAATAAGATATTTAAAGAAAACAGCTCCTTAAAACGCATCGCAAAAATAAAAATCAGCACTTCCAAAACATACGCTCGAATAAGCGACGGCGGAAAAGAGGTAAAATAAAGATAGACAAATTCCACCGCCAAAACCAAAATCCCCAAATCAAAAAATCTGTTTCGATAAGGAAATTTTTTTTGAAAAATTTTATATAAAGGCGAAAAAACAAAATACAACACAAAACTAATAAACCCTAAATGTAATCCGCTTAATGCAAAAAGGTGAGAAACTCCTAAGCTTGATAGCTTTTGTCTTGTCGAAAAATCAATAGACTCTCCTAAAAACAACGCTTTAAATAGATTTTTCATAACACTTGAAGAGTGCTGTTTTTCTATAAAAAGATCGATTTTATCTGCCGAAAGCAATTTTATATTAAAACTCGGAGCATAAAAAGTAAAAAGATATTCGAAAAATGAAACTTTTGAAGTTATTATGGTTAATTTCACTTTTTCATTGAGTAGATTTTTTAGATTTTCTCTTGAAGTCGTATAAAAAGTGAGACTATTGTTTTTTAGTTTTAAAATTTGATAATTTTTGCCCTCTTTCTTATATTGATTAATCACTCTTGCTTCTACATTTAAAAATTTATGATTTTTAAAACTTAAATATTCAAAAAAACTTATCTGACACCGAACTACAAATAAAAGAAAAAAAGCCAAAAACCAAAAGCGGTTTTTCGATAAAAAAGCCATTTTAAATTTGCGGCATATCTACGTTTATGTCGGCTTCGTTCATTTCGATTTCGTTAACTTCGCTCACTTTATCGGTAAATAACGTATATTTTTTATGGAAAAGCATCTCCACAGTACCTGTCGGTCCGTTTCTCTGTTTTCCTATAATAATTTCGGCATCTTCCACCTCTTTTTCTTGAAAATCCACCTCAACCGCTTTTCCTTTTTCCATAGCCTCTTTTTGTTTTTGTCTGGCTTCCATGGCTTTATATACGTCGTCTCTATAAATAAACATAATAATATCGGCATCTTGTTCTATAGCTCCGGATTCTCTAAGGTCGCTTAACATAGGTCTTTTATTCGGTCTGCTCTCAAGCGCCCTATTTAACTGAGAAAGTGCGATTATAGGTATTTCAAGCTCACGCGCCAAAAGTTTCAAACTCCTACTAATCTCGGCAATTGCCAAATGTCTCTCTCTTTGG
Encoded proteins:
- a CDS encoding peptidoglycan-binding domain-containing protein yields the protein MNKKVLLGMTLAGAFVLSGCANKTEVAPTNTTATQTAQTTQNTQTTQETQPKVIVKKVIETKIVKEEVNNPYPPNAQPGHCYAKVVIPPKYKTETKRVLVKEAGEKIKIVPAQFKPATEQVLVREEAYRVLPSEPVYKTVTKKVLVKPETKKYVVVPAKYKTVTEKVLVEPAHTVWKKGEALNGSKVTDIMCYVKVPAKYKTITKRVLVEPAHVKEVTVPAVYKTIKVKVVDRNATCKKQIIPAKKANIRVYELAQEPKVLKETIPAQYRTITERVKVENSKLVWQPIVCKTNLTRDLVIKLQKALKEKGYYKGPIDGIYGRLTTEAVNAYQKDNNLASGALTLETLKKLGIEYKN
- a CDS encoding ComEC/Rec2 family competence protein translates to MINQYKKEGKNYQILKLKNNSLTFYTTSRENLKNLLNEKVKLTIITSKVSFFEYLFTFYAPSFNIKLLSADKIDLFIEKQHSSSVMKNLFKALFLGESIDFSTRQKLSSLGVSHLFALSGLHLGFISFVLYFVFSPLYKIFQKKFPYRNRFFDLGILVLAVEFVYLYFTSFPPSLIRAYVLEVLIFIFAMRFKELFSLNILFFTILFSFLIFFSKIFSIGFLLSFLGVFYIYLFFKHVKFSFFSSVFLSFYMFLVMFVWSHYFFGNFNYFQFLSPLVNIIFSFFYPLEIFLHLIGFGGVFDDFILKYLSLGSEFYEVKISFVWVVIFGIMSLLAFFSKYLFYGINLLAFFIVILAI
- a CDS encoding class I SAM-dependent rRNA methyltransferase is translated as MKIYINKSAYEKLKKRFLWIYQNEITKAPECDAGSVVDVYYKDTYVATAFYNSLSKISARIISFEKTHLDKNFFKKRIEKAIKKRELIKNTNSLRLIHSEADFLPGLIVDKYGDNLVVSFTTAGMDNFKGIIIEILIELLNPKGIYEKGDKIREKEGLEVINQTLYGSVDDEFVIVENDKKFFTSLKEGQKTGFFLDQRKNRKIVGEFGNEKTLDLFANAGGFGIYANAKFTKFVEISALACSQIEKNCTLNNLKNYQIIKADVFKFLENEKEKYDLIIIDPPAFAKTKSARKGAIKGWKYLIVNSLKLLEEGGFLALFSCSHSITSKDLLDLALSSAVIEKCDLEVIEFLKQDIDHPYLLNVPNSLYLTGVLLRRV
- a CDS encoding GGDEF domain-containing phosphodiesterase, with translation MDVSILNQITKYGFILKQGSKVYANKRVIELLGLKKRNILNDLNKIEEIKEFLNSKKSVFKEIVTIKTKIETKHINFYIKKTIDGFILLADDFTKYIREKHITDIVIYMNDVLAKSKNENELYEKFIKAVIKKAKFNACFVMKKQKNALIPVAWGNDTDGLDCIKDVTIPLDEQTPLLKTPVAKAFLDGNIYFNDDTRINPDVEPLREEMLKRNYLSSVGIPIFKGKKVEAVICICKDEVDFFKGYKKLIEYISKALSKTLENLEEIKFKNVLLNAINKGHEWVVITDKKGKVVFVNETVEKITGYKKSELIGKNPKIFKSGLHDEIFYKELWETIKKGRIFESIIINKKKDGSIFYLLDKIVPVGDYYISLGKDITNEKKYFHLIEELKFKDPITGLYNKEGFFKHARDYLKKFKYESHIVLVVDVYNFNVINHKYGITEGDEVLKQLGKKLRTVFFERDLIYKFHTVNITLGRFNGDEFAIFLEKADEECIPKILNKLYEVFSGTYKVKNEKIKLDYNAGISVYPKDACDIEDLLNNASIALINAKKEGPNIVKLYSKEYSKEIYKFNDILNLIKTSLEKNRFELFFQPIVDAEKENIVAAEGLLRIREKSKIITPGVFIDVLENSNYSLNVSMKMLDNIENILKNTKNVKLSYNLCEKQFRNTQAIDKLINIGKKFPYRLQIELIERVLINEKLYSQKVLEKLKDNGILIAIDDFGTGYSSLSYIRELPVDIIKIDISFIRKMMQNHKDMAIVKTIINLAKELDIKTVAEGVEDESQVAILKALGCDYIQGFYYYKPMPKEEFLKLL
- a CDS encoding IGHMBP2 family helicase, translated to MKYIFENEQEYKEYFSELIEKERNAEKEFHINEIKRLSGTERQKRGRAVLGLRMRFVGEFLDFKIYRFNRNNMPEHQIKVGDIVLVSKGEPLKFSQEATVSAVGKNFIEVYSKEQIFRSKLYRLDLYVNDITFKRMQKALDIVAEKKSLFDTQILIGKKQPEIKSVNITSETLNSSQNEALKKAVNSEVFLIHGPPGTGKTTTLAEVIKQNIGKKILVSADSNVAVDNVLEKLKDYNVVRIGHPAKIESNLMKYSLDVKIRRDKRYKEVEKLIKKIDDLKYLQEKRCKKPTPGRRRGMSDEEILELAKKGKGKRGVKAEWIKEMAEWIKIQQNINKLYDKKNAIVEEIMNDILEKADVIFSTNSGAGSEFLENREFDVVFIDEAAQAMEPSSLIALVKGKRVVFAGDHKQLPPTILSNDERLKVSIFERFSHIYPEAMHTLEIQYRMNEKINNFPSCEFYDCKVKTFEEIKNITIEDLGIKESEKFAGFEPYVFFDTCGKFLEKVKKDSPSKYNPLEAEFVKELVKEFLDKGAKEEHIGVITPYKDHEEYIKNLLEKENVRIEVKSVDGFQGREKEIIIVSLVRANDKEEIGFLSDVRRLNVAITRPKRKLIIIGDAKTLKVHKTYENLIEYVKKNGVYKEIN
- a CDS encoding menaquinone biosynthesis decarboxylase yields the protein MTLNDLQKHIKIIDTPLDINLEIPHLAYIEAKKKEPKILMFTNPIEGDKKFDMPVVMNIFANDEVVRDIFGRDLDEIAGEIESLIKMKPPKTLSEKLKAFGKLFAIKNTIPKSVKSGDCQYHVYEGEAAKLSNLPILKTWELDGGKFITMGQVYTKSLDGSVRNVGMYRLQVYDDKRLGLHWQIHKDSAHLFWEYKKAGKKMPVSIAIGGDPLWTWCATAPMPPGIFEVMLYGFVRRENPKLVKCITNDLEVPADADIVIEGWCDPNEMEIEGMFGDHTGYYTLKKPFPVMHVEAITTKKDPVFYATVVGKPPLEDKYMGYATERIFLPLLKTTSPDLIDYAMPENGVFHNLILCKIAPRYPGHSMQVMHSLWGVGQMSFVKHAIFVAEDAPELRDYENITRYILNNFDPQKVLISKGVVDELDHSSVEELVGGKLGVDATYSMENGKCKMENVVVLSDEELFEKIKALDESVEEIKQYMTDTKNPICVIKFNKTKPAREIFDKLKKLKNHLRIVVFINTPETFNPYMLVWRVTNNIDALRDVWIEEIIGIDGTNKSEIDGFNREWPPDVDTTPQVLEKLKSLGLIEGISEEELKKYQVI
- a CDS encoding SixA phosphatase family protein yields the protein MKILFIRHSLAVDRDEFRGHDFERPLNEKGKKRAKKFFEKVKKIYPDIDYIITSTALRAKQTAEILKNFYPQAVYEETPLLLPGAGLEELKKVLKNEGVIAIVGHEPDLSNFIKEIMYAPNLKIKLQKPSLAELEEGVLKSLLQYKQLKALDEKNHS